The following are encoded in a window of Candidatus Fluviicola riflensis genomic DNA:
- a CDS encoding RNA polymerase subunit sigma produces the protein MEQQELIPHLFRTEYRKIIAVLCKLFGFQHLRAAEDIVSETFLLASETWGLKGLPPNPTAWLYTVSKNKTLDYLKHNKIFTEKVAVELSASDLPQADQHEVEIDLSGKNLNDSQLKMMFAICHPSIPKEAQIGLSLNILCGFGAEEIADAFLSTREATYKRLARAKEKLRIENIQIELPDATEIDSRLETVLTTIYLLFSEGYYSSSQNTVLRKDLCIEAMRLNLMLVENEQTNLPQANALLSLMCFHTSRFEARMDLQGDLIVYEEQDESSWNMELIAKGIHYLNAASQGTKISKYHIEAAIAYWHTQKTDTHEKWESILQFYNKLLQLEYSPIAALNRTYALAKADGKEIAIIEAEKLQLSDNHLYHSLLAHLYTDLDNKKALDHLETALSLAKTAADRKVISGNRKRLKEKQKNQ, from the coding sequence ATGGAACAACAAGAACTTATTCCTCATTTATTCCGCACCGAATACAGAAAGATCATAGCTGTTCTCTGTAAACTCTTCGGTTTTCAGCATTTGCGTGCTGCGGAGGACATTGTGAGCGAAACCTTTCTATTGGCTTCCGAAACCTGGGGATTAAAAGGATTACCCCCAAATCCAACGGCCTGGCTCTACACTGTTTCCAAAAACAAAACCCTTGATTACCTCAAACACAACAAGATCTTTACCGAAAAAGTCGCGGTGGAATTAAGTGCTTCCGATCTACCTCAAGCAGATCAACACGAGGTGGAAATCGATTTGTCGGGAAAAAACCTCAACGACAGCCAGTTGAAAATGATGTTTGCGATTTGTCACCCGAGCATTCCGAAAGAAGCACAGATCGGGTTATCATTGAACATTCTCTGCGGGTTTGGCGCTGAAGAAATTGCCGATGCTTTTTTATCGACCCGAGAAGCTACTTACAAACGATTGGCCCGGGCGAAAGAGAAACTACGGATTGAAAACATCCAAATCGAACTTCCTGACGCTACCGAAATCGACAGCAGGCTGGAAACTGTCCTGACCACCATTTACCTGCTTTTCAGCGAAGGTTATTACTCCAGTTCGCAAAATACCGTTCTCCGGAAAGACCTGTGTATTGAAGCCATGCGCCTGAACCTGATGCTGGTTGAAAACGAACAAACCAACCTTCCGCAAGCCAATGCCTTGTTATCGCTGATGTGTTTCCATACGTCGCGTTTTGAAGCCCGAATGGACCTGCAAGGCGATTTGATCGTTTACGAAGAGCAGGATGAAAGCAGCTGGAATATGGAACTGATCGCTAAAGGAATTCATTACCTGAATGCAGCTTCGCAGGGAACGAAGATTTCCAAATATCACATCGAAGCCGCCATCGCCTACTGGCATACACAAAAAACCGACACGCACGAAAAGTGGGAAAGTATCCTGCAATTCTACAACAAACTGCTACAGCTGGAATATTCACCCATAGCTGCGTTGAACAGGACCTACGCACTCGCCAAAGCCGACGGTAAAGAAATCGCGATCATCGAAGCCGAAAAGCTGCAACTTTCCGACAATCATTTGTACCATTCCCTACTCGCTCACCTCTACACCGACCTCGACAACAAAAAAGCACTGGATCATTTAGAAACCGCACTTTCGTTGGCTAAAACTGCGGCTGATAGAAAGGTTATTTCGGGAAATAGGAAGCGGTTGAAGGAAAAACAAAAAAATCAATGA
- a CDS encoding transcription initiation protein, translating into MKEFLLVFRRPGAGDEQLQPLSPEQIQAMMKPWQDWMGSLAAQNKLVNAGNRLEHDGRVVKPNAVITNGPYVEIKEAIGGYTIIRANSLDEAAELSKGCPILSIGGTVEVRTIVPMD; encoded by the coding sequence ATGAAAGAGTTTTTATTAGTTTTCAGAAGACCGGGTGCAGGCGACGAGCAGTTACAGCCATTGTCACCGGAACAAATTCAGGCCATGATGAAACCGTGGCAGGATTGGATGGGAAGCCTGGCGGCTCAAAACAAATTGGTTAATGCCGGAAATCGATTGGAACACGACGGAAGAGTTGTCAAGCCGAACGCAGTGATTACCAACGGCCCATACGTTGAAATTAAGGAAGCAATTGGCGGTTACACGATTATTCGCGCCAATTCTTTGGATGAGGCAGCCGAATTATCAAAAGGCTGCCCGATTCTCAGTATTGGTGGTACGGTTGAAGTAAGAACAATTGTCCCGATGGATTAA